A region of the Cupriavidus taiwanensis genome:
GCTGGCGTGGGCGGAGGCAGGCTCAGCCGGCCTTGCCGGGCCGGCCACGCTGCCCGAACCAGTGTAGTTCGAGGCATTCGCGCAGGCGCATGCGGGCCCGGTAGAGCATCGCCCAGGCATTGGTCGCGCTGATCTGCAAATGCTGACAGATTTCTTCGGTGTCCAGCTCCAGCCATTCCCGCATCATGAAGATGCGGCCGGTGCGCGCCGGCAGGCGGTCCACACATAGCTGCAGGATCTCGAAGAACTCGCGACGCTCGAACGCGCGCTCCGGATCGCCCCAGTCGGAGGGTGGATCCTGGTAGTGGCCGTTGCGCGTGAACAGGGCGTCGAAGGCGTCATCGTCGGACTGCGGCTGGCCATCGCCGTCGGTAGCCAGCGCCAGCCTGACCTCGCGCCTGCCGCTGCGCAGCGCGTCGATGATCTTGTGCTTGAGGATGCCGACCAGGTAGGTGCGCAGCGCCGACTGGCCGGCAAAGCGCTCCGGATGCTCGAGCGCGGCCAGCAGCGTTTCCGAGACGGCATCCTCGGCCACCGCCTCGTCGCGCAGCTGCAGGCGCGCGAAGCGCAACAGGTAGGGGCGTAGCGCCTGCAGTTCGGCGGGGTCGAGGCTCATCGGGGATCGGGGGCGGTTGCCTGGACGGATGCGCCATCATACCCGCGCCCTCCGCTTTGCCGGTATGCCGCGGTGGTCAGCTGCCGGTCAGCGCGGAGTTCGTCCTTATTTACCCCTAAAGGCTGGGTCAAAATTTGCCGATATTTTCGGTAAACTTCCGGGCTTTTCCACCTTCCCTGCCCGGCCCTGGTCAGGATGTCCATCAATTTAAACCGGCGGTCGCGCACTGGGTTAGCCCGTATTCGCGTCGAAATTTCCGACTTCGGCACGGACATTTTTGATCGGGAAGATTCTTCAAGAATTATCCGAACGACCTGGAATACCGGGTAGCCCGGTCAGAAACAGCAGAAAGCAGAACAGCAGTGAGCAACAAATAATGTCAAAGCAGTGGAAGGTATGGCTGGCAAATATCTGCATTGGGGCCTACCGACTCCTTAGTATCGGGCGCAACGCCGCATGCTCGCCGGTGCGCGAGCAGAAGTTCAGCCGGCTCGTCGTATTCTCGACCACGGCCCTGGGTGACTTCATGCTGAATACCCCTGCCATCCGGGCCCTGCGGAACCGATATCCGGCCGCCAGGATTACGCTGGTGGCAAACCCGAGGAATCGGGACCTTGTCAGCGCATGTCCGTATGTCGACGATATCGTTTGCTGGGACCATAAGGCCAAAAGCATCGTGCCCACCATTTGGCGACTGCGAAAGCGCAAGCCGCAGTTGGCGGTCATCCTGCACTCGAAAGGGCCCTATGACCTGATCGCGGCGGTCTTCGCCGGGTGTTCTTACCTGCTCAAGAACATCTACGATGATGAACTGCCTGGCCAGGAACGGTGGCTCGAAGCGGCCACCTGGACACGGGACGAGGGTCACCTGATCCAAAGCAAGCTGGACCTGGTGGGCCATTTGGGCTGCGACACATCCAACCCCGAAATGTTCGTGCCCGCCCGTCCTGTCACCGGTGCTGCGCCGGCGAGCATCATCGGTTTCCAGTTGGGCGCCTCGCAGCCGGTCAGGTGCTGGCCGATCGAGCATTTCATCAAGTTGGCCAAGGCTCTGCTCGCCGAAGCGGAGGACACCGCGATCGCGCTGATCGGATCAGATCGGGAAAGGAGTCTGGAGAGCAGGTTCATGGCCGGGCTGACGTCGCAAGAAAGGCAACGTGTCACCAGCTACGTCGGCCGAACCACGCTGCCCACACTGATTACCGTGATTCAGCGCATGAAGGTGCTGGTTACCGGCGATACCGGCCCTCTCCATCTGGCTATCGCACTCAAGGTAAGGACCGTCAGCCTTTTTGCCACCGCGAGCCCGAAGAAAACCGGCCCCTATCAGGACACGGCCTTGCACAAGGTGTTGCACGTAGCGATGGACTGGCGACAGCCGGCCGGGGCTGAGCCTCTCCACCCGATGGCGTACATCAAGGTCGACGAGGTCCTGCACGCTGTGGTGGCCTCGATGCGAGGTGCCGAAACCGGGCATCCGCAGTCGTTGCCTGCGGCCGCCCGCCCGGGGCAACGGACGGCCAGACCGGAAGTGGCCGTCCTGGCGGTCTCGTAACGGCTCGCGCGCCGCGCTGTCAAGGCGCCATGCAGGGCGCGGGAAAATGCAGCCCGGTTACCCGATCCCGCGGAACTGCCCGCACAGGCGGAACACGTCCATCGACAGCGGAATCTCCTTGGCCTTGCCGTAGCGCGTCGCCAGCTTCAGCAGTTCCTTGATGTCGCGCCCGCTCGCCGCGGGGTAGGCGTCGGCAAGCGCATCGATCAGCACATCGTCCAGTTCCGCGCCGAACTGCGCCGCCTGCAATCGCCACAGCCGCACGGCATCCTCGCGGCACGGCGTGGTGTAGTGGATGGTGGCGATGCAGCGCGACAGGATGGCATCGTCGACGTCGCCGATGCGGTTGGTGGTCATGAACAGCAGGCCGCTGAAGTACTCCAGCGTGCGCAGGAACTCGGCGACGATGGCATTGTGTTCGAGGTCGTTGTCGCGGCGGCGGATATAGACGTCGGCCTCGTCCAGCAGCAGGATTGCGTTCCAGCGCATGGCGCGGCGCAGGATGGTCATCAGCGTGGCCCCCACCGACGCCGCGGTGGTGCCCAGCTGCCCGGAGTGCACGCGGTACAGCGGCTTGCCCACCACCTCGGCATAGACCTCGGCTGTCAGCGTCTTGCCCAGGCCGGGCGCACCCTGGCACAGGATGGTGGTGCCACCGGACTTGCCGGGCACGAAGTCCGGCGCCAGCATGTCCATGTGCGAGGTCAGGATGTCGATCAGGTCGCGGTGGTGCGCGGGCAGCACCAGCTTGTCGCGCAGCGCGGGCTGGTAGCGGTAGTCGGCCAGGTGCTGCACGTGTACCCAGATATTGCGGTGCCACTCCAGGTGGAACAGGTGCACGTAGCCATGCAGCGGCACCCGCTCGAAGCCCTCCATGATGCCCGCCTCGCGCCAGAACGACGGGTCGCAGGTCATCTCGAAACGGCGCTCCAGCCGCTCCTCGTCGTTCACGCAGCGCGCGCCCGCGGCATCGGCGATCGGGATCAGCTCGGCCGCGCCCTTGCCATCGACCGCGAACGCCGCGCGCGTCGCGACGAACTGCGCACCGAAGCCGCGCTGGCAGCGCACGAAGCGCTGCGCGTGCTGTTCATATTCCTGGCGGAATTCCGCGCACTCCTTGTAGAAGCCGAATTCGGCCAGCAACTCCGGGATGGTGCGGTTGGCAATATCGTCGCGCGTAATCACCATCGACGTAGTCATGCCCGAGCGCCGCAGGTGGTGGTCGGTCAGCGCGGAGTTGGCCGACTGCATGGTATTGGCGAGCAGGTCCACCACCACGTACGCCATGCCTTGCTCGGGCAAGACATAACGCATGCGGCGTACCACCCAGGGCAGCAGCACGCCGTCGCGGTTGCGCTGGTACAGCCAGCCGTCGATGACGTCGCGCGACAGGTACGCGGCCAGCCCCGCCACCAGTTGGTCGAGCCCCGGAATCACGCGCGCCTGCGGCGCGTTGTAGATGTTGTCCAGCGCCAGCATCTGGAACATCAGCGCGCGCTCGTTCTGGGTCTTGCTGAGCGTATAGAGCGAACTGAGCGCATGCGCGTCGAACAGCTTGCTCGACACCAGCATATTGCCGTGGCACACGCCATGCTGCTGCAACTGCCGGGCCAGCGGCGAACCGGTTTCGATCATCGCCAGCAGGGGATGGATCAGCGCCTCCGGAATCTCGAAATCCATGTACCGCGCTCCCGTTCAATGGCGTGGCCGCGCCCGGCCAGGGGCCAGGGTTTTACTGCAGGAAGAAGTCGATTGCGCGCTCGACCACCGGCGCATGGATGACATGGGGCCCGTCGAACTCGACGTATTCCACGTCATAGCCCGCGGCGCGCAGCCTGGCCGCATGCGCGCGCCCGCTGGCAATCGGCAATTGCTCATCGGCCAGCCCGTGTGCGACGAACACCTTGGGAATGCCGGTCTGCATGAACACCGACATGAAGCCGCCGGAGAACGCGATCACATGGCTGGCGATATCGCCGTTGGTAATGCCCAGCGACAGCGCATAGCTGGCGCCGTCAGAGAACCCGGCAAAGGCCAGCCGCCGCGGATCGATCCGGTAGCGCGACGTCACCGCGGCCAGCGCCTGGTGCAGCCGCTGCAGGTCCGGCCCGTTGCCGCCGATGACGATGTCCCAGGTGGGATAGAGCGAATGCGGCGCCAGCACCAGGAAGCGATGCCGCTGCGCATGGGCTTCGAGATGCGGCAGGATTTTTTCGGGGAAGCCGCCGGCGCCGTGGAACATGACCATCAGGGGCACCGGCTCATGGGGTGCGAGCCCTTCCGGGACGAACAGCACGGCATCGCGTTCATCGGCCACGCCGAGCCGGTGCCGACCCGCGGGCAGCGGACTTGCACCCGGGGCCGCGGCGGCAAAGGACATGCGGCCGAACAAGGACGGGTCGAGCATGGCGTCTCCGGCGGGCGACTCGTGGCCGCACCGATATGGTGATATTTTGTATATTACATACAAACATCCATCCGCGCTAGCCGATCCCCATGGCGCCCCCAATCGGCGAAAATCCGATTTTTTACCGTCGATCCTTGCCGGCGACTCCCGCTTTTCCGCTCTCGGTCTCATCCGCAACCACGTTGCGTTCAGCGACCAGCCTGCTCCAGCGTGCCAGCTCCTGTCGAATAAACGCCTGGAAGTCTGCAGGGCCCGCGTGCACGACCTTGAAACCGTAACCTGAAAGCACCTCGTTCTTCGACAAATCAGACAGGACATGCTTCACCGCCAGATCGAGTTTTTCGATTCTGTCTCGCGCGGTCCCCTTGGGGGCCAGAACGCCATACCACCCGGTGACATACATGTTCTGCAACCCGGCCTCCGCAAAGGTGGGCGTCTCAGGCGCGATCGGCAGGCGAGTGTCGTTCGCAATCGCCAGTGCACGCAACTTCCCGGATTTGACGTACCTGAGACTATCGGCCCCCGCGAACACTGCGTCCACGTCACCACTGATTGCTGCCGTGACCGCCTGGACGCCGCCGTGGTACGGCACATGGGTCACTCGTATCGAGGCGGATTGCGACAGCAACTCTATGGCGAGATGGCTGGTATTTCCGTATCCGGACGATGCCACGGTCACCGGATGGGACTTTGCGCGCACGATCAGTTCGGATACAGAAGTGATTTTCGAAGTGGCGCCCACATAAAGCACCAATGGTTGCTTTGCCAGCAGAGAAACCGGCTGGAAATCACTGACTGGGTCGTAGCCGGCCGACCGACTCACGAGTGGCCCGATCGCGTAGGCGGCCAGGGCGAGCACGAGGGTATAGCCATCGTTGCTGGCGCGTTGAACGTGGCGCAAGGCGATCTGTCCGCCCGCGCCTGGCTTGTATTGAAGCACCACTGGCACTCCCAGCGCGGTCTGCAGTCCCTCGCCGAGCGGGCGCGCCATAAGATCCGCCGGCCCTCCCGGAGGATAAGGCACGACCATGGTGATGGGTTGATCGGGATAGCCGGCCCACGCTGGCTGAACCGACGCGATCGTTCCGCCTGCCACCAACCATCCGCCGGATCGCATTATTGCTGCGAGTCTTTGCACAATCAAAAAGGGTGAAAAATCAAGCCATTGTCGCAAGGCGAGCGGGGCCAGCTGGTATTTAAGGATTTACTGGGCTGAGCCACGGAAGGCTGATACGCGATCAGTCCAACACCGCAGGCGCATCAGCGGCTGTCGATTATGTGTCGACATGGGCGATTTGGTAAGATGCGGCCTCCCGGCTGCGCCTGCAAGCTAGCCGTTTTTTTGCACATTGGTCCCGACAACGGTGCTTTCCATGTTTTTCCCGCAGGCCGGAATACGTTTACGCTTTGATTCCACATGGGAGGCAGGGGACCGGCTGTTCGGCCGCGGCTGGCTGATGCAGGACGATGGTTGCAAGGTGTCCGTGCTCGGTGTCTGGCCTGCCAACAATCCCTCCGCCCCGGCCGCGCTTGACCGGCTCGATCACGAATATGCGCTTCGTGACAACATCGATGCGACCTGGGCCGCCCGCCCGCTAAGGCTGCTGCGCGAGCGCGATACGGCAATGCTGCTGCTCGACGATCCGGGCGGCGAGCCACTCGCCCGCCTGGTGGGTGGGCCGATGGACCCGGCGATGTTTCTCGACATTGCCGTGGCGGTAACCATGGCTGTCAGCCATCTCCATCAGCGCGGCCTGATCCACAAGGATTTGAAGCCCGCCCATGTTTTGGTGGCGCCGGACCGGCGCCAGGTCTGGTTGACGGGCTTCGGCATCGCGTCGCGAGGGCCGCGCGGCGCCCAGGCACGTGCGGACATCAGTGACATCTCCGGTACGTTGCCCTATATGTCGCCAGAACAGACGGGCCGGATGAATCGGGCGATCGACGCACGCAGCGACCTGTATGCCTTGGGTGTTACCTTCTACCAGATGCTTACTGGTGTGCTGCCCTTCGTCGCCAGTGAACCCCTGGACTGGGTCCATGCACACCTGGCGCGCTCGCCGTGGCCGCCGGCCGAGCGCAACCCAGCCGTGCCTGCGATGCTTTCGGCGCTTGTCATGAAGCTCCTGGCGAAGGCTCCCGAGGAACGCTACCAGACGGCCGCAGGCCTGGTGCGCGACCTGCAGCACTGCCGGCGGGCGTTGTCGGCGCAGGGGCAGATTGCAGCGTTCGAACTGGGGCAGCGCGACCTTTCGGAGGCCTGGGCCATCCCCGACCACCTCTATGGTCGCGAGCAGGCCATGGCGACGCTGGTGGAAGCGTACGAGCGCGTGGCCTCCACCGGGCGCAGCGAAATCGTGATGGTTTCCGGCCATTCTGGCGTAGGCAAGACATCGCTCATGCGGTCGTTTGCGCGCGCGGTTGCCGGGCGCGGCGGGATCCATGCCGCCGGCAAGGCCGACGCGCCGGCTGACTTGGCGGCCGAGGCGCCCATCGATACGGGCGTACGGCTGCCCTATGCAACGCTCGCGCGAGCGCTCAGCGGCCTGTTGCGCAATGGACTGGCAGATCACGCGGCCGACATGGCTCCGTGGCGCACCGTCATCGCGCAGGCGCTGGGGCCGAACGCCGGTGCGCTTGTGCCCTTGCTGCCCGAACTGAAGACGCTGCTCGGTCCGGTACCGTGGATGCGGGAAACGCCGTCGTGCGAAACCGGGCCGCAAGTGCGGCTTGCGCTGCGCAACCTCGTGGCCGCTCTCGCGCGAAGCGCGCGGCCGCTGACGCTGTGCCTCGACGACTTCCAGTGGCTCGACGACGAAAGTGTCACGCTGCTGCACCAGATGCTGACTGATCCGGGCACGGCAGACCTGCTGGTGGTCTGCACCTGTCGCAGCCACGAAGTCGCAGACGACCAGAGCGCGATCCACGGTGTCGATGCGTTACGCGCGGACGGCGCCGCCGTGGTCCATGTCGAGCTGGGTTGTCTCGGCGAATCCGACCTGCGGCAGCTCGTCGCCGACGCGCTCCATTGCAATACCGACACGAGTGCGCCGCTTGCGCGACTGGTGATGGACAAAACGGCAGGCAATGCGTTCTTCGCCACGCAGTTCATCAGCGAGCTGTTCCACGAGGGGTTGCTGCACTTCGATCACGGCGCGGCACGCTGGACCTGGGACCTCGACCAGCTCGCAGCCAAGGCGCTGACTGACAACGTGGTAGCGCTGATGGTGGGACGGATCGACCGGCTGGCGGCCAGTACGCGATCGGCACTGGCCCTGCTTGCCTGCCTGGGCAACGACACCACGGTCGACACGCTGGCGCGCGGCTGGCCCGGCGACGCCCGCGAACTGGAGCCCGCGATCCGCGAAGCCATGCACGCGGGGCTGGTCTCGTGCAGGGAGAACGTGCTGCGCTTCTCCCACGACCGAGTCCTCGAAGCGGCCTATTCGCGCATCGCCGAGCCAACGCGGCAGGCATTCCATTTGCGTGTCGGCCGGCTACTGCTCGAGCGCACGCCGTGCGACGAGATCGAGGCGAACGTCTTTACCATCGTCGGACAGCTGAACCGCGCGACCGAGAACATCGAGGTACAGGAAGAGCGCGACAGGCTCGCGGAACTCAACCTGGCTGCCGCGCTGCGCGCCAAGTCCGCATGCGCCAACACCGCGGCGCTGCACTATCTGTCGATCGGGCTCGCGCTGCTGGGCGATCACGGCTTCGCGCGGCACCAGGCCCTCGCCTTCGACTTGACGCTGCACATGGCCGAATGCGAGTTTCTCACCGGGGATTCGGCGCGCGCCGAGCATCGGCTGGAGTCACTGGCCGCGCGCACCTCGTCGCTCACCGCGCTGGCAGTCCTCACGCAACTCCAGCTGGGCCTGCTGATGACCGGCGGGCGCCGTGCCGAAGCGGTCACGGTCGGGCTTGCCTACCTGCAGCGTGCCGGGGTCGAATGGGCATCGCATCCGACTGCAACGGCATTGGCGCGCGAGGAGGCGCTGTTCGCCCGCCACCTCGGCGAGCGCGAGATCGCCGAACTGGCTGCGCTGCCCCCGATGACGGACCCCGGTGCGCTCGCGACGATGCGCGTGCTGATTGCGCTGGTGCAGCCGGCCTGGTACACCGACGACCAGTTGCGCAGGCTTGTGGTGCTACGCATGGCCAACCTGAGCCTGTCGCATGGCAACAGCGACGAATCGGCCCTCGCCTATGCATGGGTGGCCATGCTGCACGTGGCCGCCTCCACCGATGAGCCGGCC
Encoded here:
- a CDS encoding trifunctional serine/threonine-protein kinase/ATP-binding protein/sensor histidine kinase, which codes for MFFPQAGIRLRFDSTWEAGDRLFGRGWLMQDDGCKVSVLGVWPANNPSAPAALDRLDHEYALRDNIDATWAARPLRLLRERDTAMLLLDDPGGEPLARLVGGPMDPAMFLDIAVAVTMAVSHLHQRGLIHKDLKPAHVLVAPDRRQVWLTGFGIASRGPRGAQARADISDISGTLPYMSPEQTGRMNRAIDARSDLYALGVTFYQMLTGVLPFVASEPLDWVHAHLARSPWPPAERNPAVPAMLSALVMKLLAKAPEERYQTAAGLVRDLQHCRRALSAQGQIAAFELGQRDLSEAWAIPDHLYGREQAMATLVEAYERVASTGRSEIVMVSGHSGVGKTSLMRSFARAVAGRGGIHAAGKADAPADLAAEAPIDTGVRLPYATLARALSGLLRNGLADHAADMAPWRTVIAQALGPNAGALVPLLPELKTLLGPVPWMRETPSCETGPQVRLALRNLVAALARSARPLTLCLDDFQWLDDESVTLLHQMLTDPGTADLLVVCTCRSHEVADDQSAIHGVDALRADGAAVVHVELGCLGESDLRQLVADALHCNTDTSAPLARLVMDKTAGNAFFATQFISELFHEGLLHFDHGAARWTWDLDQLAAKALTDNVVALMVGRIDRLAASTRSALALLACLGNDTTVDTLARGWPGDARELEPAIREAMHAGLVSCRENVLRFSHDRVLEAAYSRIAEPTRQAFHLRVGRLLLERTPCDEIEANVFTIVGQLNRATENIEVQEERDRLAELNLAAALRAKSACANTAALHYLSIGLALLGDHGFARHQALAFDLTLHMAECEFLTGDSARAEHRLESLAARTSSLTALAVLTQLQLGLLMTGGRRAEAVTVGLAYLQRAGVEWASHPTATALAREEALFARHLGEREIAELAALPPMTDPGALATMRVLIALVQPAWYTDDQLRRLVVLRMANLSLSHGNSDESALAYAWVAMLHVAASTDEPAGVAFERLSIEVAERRGIDRIRARVYQVVGGNLLHWSKPLRVARGLLRQALALTQQIGDLTYAAYIRSNLMTHALAIGDPLASVQRDADSGSVFAWGPRFTLVADRLAPQRQLVRTLRGVTPVFGRFDAKDFSEASFEARLRGDVGLLLVSCWYWIRKLQARYLAGAAAEALDAAEQARPLLWTSPAYFEQAEYHFYAALARAACCNPAVEGELAAHLPELAGHHWQLAQWARRCPATFAHRATLVQAEIARLEGRDIDAMRGYESVIASARESDLIHIQALANELAARFYLDRRLDNVALVYLRQARHGYMRWGADAKVWQLDMQYPALAVDAGAALASTPSMGTIGAPLQHLDLATVIAISEAMSGETGLERLLATLIRTAIEQAGATRGLLILPEGAEHHVAAEAAVREESVVVTLSVRPLDAADMPLAMVEHVLDSREHVVMNDGSASGAFSADPFVRQRRARSMLCLPLLNQGRLTGVLYLENALAPGVFVPARIEVIKLLAFQAASAIENSRLSEHRRRADESLRQAHAELAHASRVTTLNALTASIAHEVSQPIAALTIEARAALRWLTRQQPDVEQAVAALDAIVEQGERAGSVIAGMRAMLRKAGPQAQRINLNEMIAETLPLFAGELDRTQVILKTELLPALPLVWADKIQLQQVLLNLVINAVEAMREILEHSRELTVRTAVSPAREVVVTVHDVGVGLPADTEQVFQPFYTTKAEGLGMGLSICRAILEAHGGRLHAWPNRPRGAVFEFTLQAAETAPEVNCGAPS
- a CDS encoding ATP-binding protein, producing the protein MDFEIPEALIHPLLAMIETGSPLARQLQQHGVCHGNMLVSSKLFDAHALSSLYTLSKTQNERALMFQMLALDNIYNAPQARVIPGLDQLVAGLAAYLSRDVIDGWLYQRNRDGVLLPWVVRRMRYVLPEQGMAYVVVDLLANTMQSANSALTDHHLRRSGMTTSMVITRDDIANRTIPELLAEFGFYKECAEFRQEYEQHAQRFVRCQRGFGAQFVATRAAFAVDGKGAAELIPIADAAGARCVNDEERLERRFEMTCDPSFWREAGIMEGFERVPLHGYVHLFHLEWHRNIWVHVQHLADYRYQPALRDKLVLPAHHRDLIDILTSHMDMLAPDFVPGKSGGTTILCQGAPGLGKTLTAEVYAEVVGKPLYRVHSGQLGTTAASVGATLMTILRRAMRWNAILLLDEADVYIRRRDNDLEHNAIVAEFLRTLEYFSGLLFMTTNRIGDVDDAILSRCIATIHYTTPCREDAVRLWRLQAAQFGAELDDVLIDALADAYPAASGRDIKELLKLATRYGKAKEIPLSMDVFRLCGQFRGIG
- a CDS encoding Bug family tripartite tricarboxylate transporter substrate binding protein; the encoded protein is MARPLGEGLQTALGVPVVLQYKPGAGGQIALRHVQRASNDGYTLVLALAAYAIGPLVSRSAGYDPVSDFQPVSLLAKQPLVLYVGATSKITSVSELIVRAKSHPVTVASSGYGNTSHLAIELLSQSASIRVTHVPYHGGVQAVTAAISGDVDAVFAGADSLRYVKSGKLRALAIANDTRLPIAPETPTFAEAGLQNMYVTGWYGVLAPKGTARDRIEKLDLAVKHVLSDLSKNEVLSGYGFKVVHAGPADFQAFIRQELARWSRLVAERNVVADETESGKAGVAGKDRR
- a CDS encoding alpha/beta hydrolase produces the protein MLDPSLFGRMSFAAAAPGASPLPAGRHRLGVADERDAVLFVPEGLAPHEPVPLMVMFHGAGGFPEKILPHLEAHAQRHRFLVLAPHSLYPTWDIVIGGNGPDLQRLHQALAAVTSRYRIDPRRLAFAGFSDGASYALSLGITNGDIASHVIAFSGGFMSVFMQTGIPKVFVAHGLADEQLPIASGRAHAARLRAAGYDVEYVEFDGPHVIHAPVVERAIDFFLQ
- a CDS encoding glycosyltransferase family 9 protein, producing MSKQWKVWLANICIGAYRLLSIGRNAACSPVREQKFSRLVVFSTTALGDFMLNTPAIRALRNRYPAARITLVANPRNRDLVSACPYVDDIVCWDHKAKSIVPTIWRLRKRKPQLAVILHSKGPYDLIAAVFAGCSYLLKNIYDDELPGQERWLEAATWTRDEGHLIQSKLDLVGHLGCDTSNPEMFVPARPVTGAAPASIIGFQLGASQPVRCWPIEHFIKLAKALLAEAEDTAIALIGSDRERSLESRFMAGLTSQERQRVTSYVGRTTLPTLITVIQRMKVLVTGDTGPLHLAIALKVRTVSLFATASPKKTGPYQDTALHKVLHVAMDWRQPAGAEPLHPMAYIKVDEVLHAVVASMRGAETGHPQSLPAAARPGQRTARPEVAVLAVS
- a CDS encoding sigma-70 family RNA polymerase sigma factor yields the protein MSLDPAELQALRPYLLRFARLQLRDEAVAEDAVSETLLAALEHPERFAGQSALRTYLVGILKHKIIDALRSGRREVRLALATDGDGQPQSDDDAFDALFTRNGHYQDPPSDWGDPERAFERREFFEILQLCVDRLPARTGRIFMMREWLELDTEEICQHLQISATNAWAMLYRARMRLRECLELHWFGQRGRPGKAG